TATCAAAGCGGTGTCGTTCGTCGGGTCCACCCCGATCGCGCGGCACGTCTACGCAACCGGATGCGCGGCCGGCAAACGCGTGCAGGCCCTCGGCGGCGCCAAGAACCATGCCGTGGTCCTGCCCGACGCCGACCTCGACGTCGCCGCGGACGCCATGATCAACGCCGGGTTCGGCTCGGCTGGTGAGCGCTGCATGGCCATCAGCGTCGCAGTGGCGGTCGGCCCGATCGCCGACGAGTTCGTCGCCAAGATCGCCGAGCGGGCCGCCACGATCAGAACGGGTGACGGAACCCGGGATTCGGACATGGGGCCACTCGTCACCCGGGAACATCGCGACAAGGTGATCTCCTACATCGATGACGGCGAGACCGACGGGGCCAAGATCGTCGTGGACGGCCGCAACGTCAGTGTCGACGGCGCAGACGGCGGATTCTGGTTGGGGCCGACGCTGATCGACCACGTCACCACCGACATGAGCGTCTACACCGACGAGATTTTCGGTCCCGTGCTGGCGGTGGTGCGCGTGGAGTCCTACGACGACGCGCTGCGGCTCGTAAACGCCAACCCCTACGGCAACGGCACCGCTCTCTTCACCAATGACGGTGGCGCCGCCCGCCGATTCCAGAAAGAGGTCGAGGTGGGCATGGTGGGCATCAATGTCGCCATTCCGGTCCCGATGGCCTACTACAGCTTCGGCGGTTGGAAGGCGTCCCTGTTCGGCGACACCCACGCCCACGGCGTCGAGGGAGTGCACTTCTTCACCCGCACCAAGGCGGTCACCACCCGCTGGCTGGACCCTAGTCATGGCGGGATCAACCTCGGATTCCCGCAGAACGCCTGAACTTCGCGTCACCGGTGCAGCCAGACCACCTGCTTCAGCTCTCGTGCCGGCAGCCGGAAATATGGTGGGATCGCTCGCAACACGGTCGGGCTCATGGGAATGATCTCGGGCCGCTCGAGGCGGAACGTTTGTCCGCGCCAGGTCACCGCCGCCCGACCGGATGCCATGATGTTTCGGCACCAGTCGACGTCGGCGCCGTACGACAGCCCGATCACGAACCCGTCCTCGAACGGAAAGGCCCCGACCGGGGTCACATAGGTCCGGCCGGAATGGCGGCCGACGTGTTCGAGAAGCGCATACGGCGAGTGGCGCCTCCCGCGATCGGCCGAATGATCTTGTTGTATGGCTTGAGTAGGGTGGGGCGCAGCTTCTTGTTGTGCTGCACGATCTTTGCAACCGCATAACTGGCCAGCAACCAAGTCAACGCCACGGATCCCACCATCAGGACGAGCCCGCGGGCCGCGTGAAACAAAGTGCGGGGTGCGTACATCTGCGGAGCGTATCGCCCATCGACGCCGGCCGCGGCGGCCGAAGGACCCCTACGTCGGGGACCAAGGCCCGCGCCGATCCCACCGTTCGCCCGGCACAATGAAACGATGAGATGGCTGTGCCGGCTGCGGGCTGGTGCACTCCTCGCCCTGATCGGCTACGACACGCTGATCCGCCCAGCCCTGTTGGACTGGGGCGCCACCGATGCGGAACGGCGGATGGCGCTGCCGGGCGACGAGATCGTTCAGGAGGTCATGAGCCACCACACGAGGGCGGTGACCATCGGGGCCCTGCCCGCCGTGGTTTGGCCGTGGCTGGTGCAGATCGGCGATCGCCGGGCGGGGTTCTACAGCTACGACTGGGTCGAGCGCTACGTGTTCCCCGGCACGGTGCACTACGCCGAGGGTCGCCACTCCGCGAGCCGCATCCATCCCGAGCTGCAGGCGATCGACGTCGGCGACCAGATCGACACCGCATCGTTCGGCTCGGTCAGGATCGGAAGCCCGGTGACGGTGCTGCGGCCCAACCGCGCGCTCGTCATCGGGACCTGGGCGTTCGTGTTGGTGCCGTTGGGCGACAACAGCACTCGCCTGTTGGTGCGTGGCCGGGACTCCGGATGGTTGCGGCCGCTGGCACCACGACGCTCCGGACTGCTTCGGGCGCTCGGCGCGGTCATCGACTATGCGGTGGGTGAGCCGCTACACGCTGCCATGGTTCGCCGGATGATGCTGGGCATCAAGGAGCGCGCCGAAGCCACGTCGCCGGAACTCTAGTTTCCGGTGTGGCCACCAACTGTTTTCGCCTATCAGCGTGGCGATCGCGGGGACGGTCAACGTCCGGACGACGAAGGTGTCGAGCAGCAGCCCGCAGCCGATCACGAACCCGGCCTGGACCATCATGTCGA
This genomic window from Mycobacterium saskatchewanense contains:
- a CDS encoding CoA-acylating methylmalonate-semialdehyde dehydrogenase, with translation MSTTIPHWVNNAEFAGSSTATAPVTNPATGETTGRVALAGIDDARAVIDAAAAAYPGWRDTSLAKRTAILFNFRELLNARKDELAAIITGEHGKVLSDALGEIGRGQEVVEFACGVPHLLKGGFTENASTNVDAHSSLQPLGPVAVISPFNFPAMVPMWFFPIAIATGNTVVLKPSEKDPSASLWLARLWAEAGLPPGVFNVLQGDKTAVDELLVNPGIKAVSFVGSTPIARHVYATGCAAGKRVQALGGAKNHAVVLPDADLDVAADAMINAGFGSAGERCMAISVAVAVGPIADEFVAKIAERAATIRTGDGTRDSDMGPLVTREHRDKVISYIDDGETDGAKIVVDGRNVSVDGADGGFWLGPTLIDHVTTDMSVYTDEIFGPVLAVVRVESYDDALRLVNANPYGNGTALFTNDGGAARRFQKEVEVGMVGINVAIPVPMAYYSFGGWKASLFGDTHAHGVEGVHFFTRTKAVTTRWLDPSHGGINLGFPQNA
- a CDS encoding nitroreductase family deazaflavin-dependent oxidoreductase codes for the protein MQQDHSADRGRRHSPYALLEHVGRHSGRTYVTPVGAFPFEDGFVIGLSYGADVDWCRNIMASGRAAVTWRGQTFRLERPEIIPMSPTVLRAIPPYFRLPARELKQVVWLHR